In Erigeron canadensis isolate Cc75 chromosome 7, C_canadensis_v1, whole genome shotgun sequence, one DNA window encodes the following:
- the LOC122609178 gene encoding uncharacterized protein LOC122609178, producing the protein MADKDETPMPSAGKEEEVIKKKYGGLVPKKPPLISKDHERAYFDSADWALGKQGADKPKGPLEALRPKLQPTHQQTRYRKSPCAPTDGEDASNSPPGDAAAHECKSGNV; encoded by the exons ATGGCAGATAAAGATGAGACGCCCATGCCTTCTGCAGGAAAAGAG GAAGAAGTCATCAAAAAGAAGTATGGAGGTCTCGTGCCAAAAAAGCCCCCACTCATTTCCAAG GATCATGAACGGGCTTATTTTGATTCAGCTGATTGGGCTCTAGGCAAG CAAGGTGCAGATAAGCCGAAAGGACCACTAGAGGCTCTCCGACCTAAATTACAG CCTACTCATCAGCAAACACGATATCGGAAATCTCCTTGTGCCCCGACTGATGGAGAAG ATGCAAGTAACTCGCCTCCTGGAGATGCAGCTGCACACGAATGTAAAAGCGGCAATGTTTGA